A single region of the Gammaproteobacteria bacterium genome encodes:
- a CDS encoding SDR family oxidoreductase has protein sequence MHWRIGVALRAGYNARSYVLRELPMRNATIAAGLLASFVLMSAAQAQTVLVTGSNRGIGLEFAKQYADRGWTVIATHRRDTTPDTLAALEEQYPAVRAEKLDVTDHASIDALAEKLAGMPIDVLINNAGITGDFTKPKPQTLGTLDYDMAVHFFRTNALGALKVSEAFMDNVEASDQKKIVAVSSLAGSFEGESGGKGGIYWYRSSKAALNMMMVGVAADSKRKGVTVALLSPGTVKVEKVAEMVDRMGLKGFLEPPESIAGMIDVIENLTPEDSGAFIRYNGEPQPF, from the coding sequence ATGCATTGGCGGATAGGTGTTGCTTTGCGCGCCGGATACAATGCGCGCTCTTATGTACTGCGGGAACTACCCATGCGCAACGCCACCATCGCCGCAGGCCTGCTGGCCTCGTTCGTACTGATGTCCGCCGCCCAGGCGCAGACAGTGCTCGTAACCGGTTCCAATCGCGGAATCGGACTGGAATTCGCCAAGCAGTACGCGGACCGGGGTTGGACCGTGATCGCCACCCATCGCCGCGACACGACGCCCGATACGCTGGCGGCGCTCGAGGAGCAGTATCCCGCCGTTCGCGCCGAAAAGCTGGACGTGACCGACCACGCCAGCATCGACGCGCTGGCGGAAAAGCTGGCCGGCATGCCGATCGATGTGCTCATCAACAACGCCGGCATCACGGGCGACTTCACCAAGCCGAAGCCCCAGACCCTGGGCACGCTGGACTACGACATGGCGGTCCACTTCTTCCGCACCAACGCGCTGGGCGCGCTCAAGGTCAGCGAGGCTTTCATGGACAACGTGGAGGCCAGCGACCAGAAGAAGATCGTTGCCGTCAGTTCGCTGGCCGGTTCCTTCGAGGGCGAGTCCGGCGGAAAAGGCGGAATCTACTGGTATCGCTCAAGCAAGGCCGCGCTCAACATGATGATGGTGGGGGTGGCCGCCGATTCGAAACGCAAGGGCGTAACCGTCGCGCTGCTGTCGCCCGGCACCGTCAAGGTGGAAAAGGTGGCCGAGATGGTCGATCGGATGGGGCTGAAGGGTTTTCTCGAGCCGCCCGAGAGCATTGCCGGCATGATCGACGTGATCGAGAACCTGACGCCGGAGGATTCCGGCGCGTTCATCCGCTACAACGGCGAGCCGCAGCCCTTCTAG
- a CDS encoding SDR family oxidoreductase, producing MRFDERSVVITGAAGGLGQAYAVEFARLGARLMLCDLKDCDESEALAREQGAEVLTAKVDVTSLSDLEAMAARTAEAYGRIDVLVNNAGWWGNLELTRFDEVEEELWDATMAVNVKGVWLASRAAARHMKSGDGGSIINIASLAATYGMANVIHYTTSKAAVIGLTRGLAREMGRYNVRVNAVAPNIVSTEASAEFFGDKYEKAIGATTSQQAIRRPLDSADVVGAVLWLASDLSGMTTGQTLMVDGGVTFL from the coding sequence ATGCGATTTGACGAGCGGTCGGTAGTCATTACGGGCGCGGCCGGCGGGCTTGGACAGGCCTACGCGGTGGAATTCGCACGCCTGGGCGCACGCCTGATGCTCTGCGACCTGAAGGATTGCGACGAAAGCGAAGCGCTGGCGCGCGAACAGGGGGCGGAGGTCCTGACCGCGAAGGTGGACGTGACCTCGCTTTCCGATCTTGAGGCCATGGCCGCCCGCACCGCCGAGGCCTACGGGCGGATCGACGTACTGGTGAACAACGCCGGGTGGTGGGGCAACCTGGAACTCACGCGATTCGACGAAGTGGAGGAAGAGCTGTGGGACGCAACCATGGCGGTGAACGTGAAGGGCGTGTGGCTGGCCAGCCGGGCGGCAGCCCGGCACATGAAATCGGGCGACGGCGGGTCCATCATCAACATCGCGTCGCTGGCGGCGACCTACGGAATGGCCAACGTCATTCACTACACCACTTCCAAGGCCGCGGTAATCGGCCTGACGCGCGGACTGGCGCGGGAGATGGGGCGCTACAACGTGCGCGTCAACGCGGTCGCGCCCAACATCGTCTCGACCGAGGCGTCAGCGGAATTCTTCGGCGACAAGTATGAAAAGGCCATCGGCGCGACGACCTCGCAGCAGGCGATCCGAAGGCCGCTGGACAGTGCGGACGTGGTGGGCGCCGTTCTGTGGCTGGCCAGCGACCTGAGCGGCATGACGACCGGCCAGACCCTGATGGTGGACGGCGGCGTAACCTTCCTCTAG